Proteins encoded within one genomic window of Flavobacterium oreochromis:
- a CDS encoding polysaccharide biosynthesis tyrosine autokinase: MDNLVLNYNQDAIIDKNLISEKTAKFINDRLAIVTEELQGVEKNIEKYKRNNNLTDIPAEVELDLRTESTFNAEQVSVGTQLSVVNMMIAQLKENKMDVLPINLIPSDNSSAAVLINEFNTLVIERNRLLKSATSDNPNIEKLNDRILTLRGTIAQSLVKQKSALEFKNAGLIGERSSLNSKLNQIPKLEREYRGIFRQQQIKEELYLYLFKKREETAITLAATAPNSKIIDKAYALEGIISPKPLIVYFVAILIGLIIPIVVIYLRDLLNTKVQSKADLDKLGIPFLGDVPHSDSHEQIIQLESRSSAAEAMRIVRTNLEFILNSKRGSNAKTIFLTSTLPAEGKTFITVNLAGTIALTGKKVLLIGLDIRNPRLDDYLQLPNRGVTNYLTTADQLIEDYIVKLPNYDSFDVLPAGVIPPNPAELLMGQKLEKMFDYLKGQYDYIVVDTAPVSLVTDTLLIAKNADAFIYVVRAKYLEKELLKIPNTIYREGKLPNMSLVLNDTDVINGYGYGYGYGQEIREKTFWEKN, from the coding sequence TTGGATAATTTAGTACTTAACTATAATCAAGATGCCATAATTGATAAAAATTTGATATCAGAGAAGACAGCAAAATTTATTAATGATCGTTTAGCAATTGTAACAGAGGAATTACAAGGCGTAGAAAAGAATATAGAGAAATATAAAAGAAATAATAACCTTACAGATATTCCTGCAGAGGTAGAGTTAGATTTGAGAACAGAGTCTACGTTTAATGCGGAACAAGTTTCTGTGGGAACTCAGTTGTCAGTAGTAAATATGATGATTGCACAATTGAAGGAAAATAAGATGGATGTTTTGCCTATAAATCTGATTCCTTCTGATAATTCATCTGCTGCGGTTCTTATTAATGAATTTAATACATTAGTTATAGAGCGTAATAGATTATTGAAAAGTGCAACATCTGATAATCCAAATATAGAAAAATTAAATGATCGTATTTTAACTTTAAGAGGAACGATCGCCCAAAGTTTAGTTAAACAAAAATCAGCTTTGGAGTTTAAAAATGCAGGTTTAATAGGAGAACGTAGTTCTTTAAATTCAAAATTAAATCAAATTCCTAAGTTAGAAAGAGAATATAGGGGGATATTTCGTCAGCAGCAAATAAAAGAAGAACTCTATTTGTATTTGTTTAAAAAGCGAGAGGAAACAGCAATTACGTTGGCTGCTACAGCACCAAATTCTAAGATAATTGATAAAGCTTATGCTTTAGAAGGGATTATCTCACCAAAGCCTTTAATTGTTTATTTTGTCGCAATTTTAATAGGTTTAATAATTCCTATTGTTGTTATTTATTTAAGGGATTTATTAAATACAAAAGTTCAAAGTAAAGCGGATTTAGATAAATTAGGCATTCCATTCCTTGGAGATGTTCCTCATTCTGATTCTCATGAGCAAATCATTCAGTTAGAAAGTCGTTCAAGTGCAGCTGAGGCTATGCGTATTGTGAGAACTAATCTTGAGTTTATTTTAAACTCAAAAAGAGGATCTAATGCTAAAACTATTTTCTTAACTTCTACCTTACCAGCAGAAGGGAAGACATTTATTACTGTAAATCTTGCAGGAACTATAGCTTTAACAGGGAAAAAAGTATTATTAATAGGATTAGATATTCGAAATCCTCGTCTAGATGATTATTTACAATTACCTAATAGAGGGGTTACTAATTATCTTACAACTGCAGATCAATTGATTGAAGATTATATTGTTAAATTGCCTAATTATGATTCTTTTGATGTTCTTCCTGCGGGAGTTATTCCTCCTAATCCAGCAGAACTTTTAATGGGGCAAAAACTAGAAAAAATGTTTGATTATTTAAAAGGACAATATGATTATATAGTAGTTGATACAGCTCCTGTGAGTTTAGTAACGGATACCTTACTTATTGCAAAAAATGCTGATGCTTTTATATATGTAGTTAGAGCTAAATACCTAGAGAAAGAATTATTAAAAATTCCGAATACCATATATAGAGA
- a CDS encoding Wzz/FepE/Etk N-terminal domain-containing protein — translation MQNNFMPVEENINEINIKQILNKFLRNWYWFVILILLCLLLSKIYLRYATPTYQASTKVLIKDGESGGLVSELSVLEDIGGLGGAKNKIDDEIEILKSRNIIRKALLSGGFYIDYYAIGRIKSTNLYGKSPIKILFENKEKIDLDTTLRIELRGANKFTLYNQNKELVGEYHYNDIIKSHKLGNFIIEKVFISDNKKKIKHYNGGTYQIDIKDLDKEINLVQKRY, via the coding sequence ATGCAAAATAATTTTATGCCAGTAGAAGAAAATATAAATGAAATAAATATAAAACAAATATTAAATAAGTTTTTACGTAATTGGTATTGGTTTGTTATTTTGATTTTGTTATGCTTGTTATTATCCAAAATTTATTTACGTTATGCTACACCTACATATCAAGCTTCGACTAAAGTATTAATAAAAGACGGAGAATCAGGAGGATTAGTGTCTGAACTATCTGTTTTAGAGGATATTGGTGGTTTGGGAGGAGCTAAAAATAAGATTGATGATGAAATTGAAATTTTAAAGTCTAGAAATATAATAAGAAAAGCCTTGTTATCAGGTGGTTTTTATATAGATTATTATGCTATTGGTCGGATTAAATCTACTAATCTTTATGGTAAAAGTCCAATAAAGATTCTTTTTGAGAATAAAGAAAAAATAGATTTAGATACAACTCTTAGAATAGAATTAAGAGGAGCTAATAAATTTACTTTATACAACCAAAATAAAGAATTAGTAGGAGAATATCATTATAATGATATTATAAAAAGTCATAAATTAGGTAATTTTATTATAGAAAAAGTATTTATATCGGATAACAAAAAAAAGATTAAACATTATAATGGAGGAACGTATCAAATAGATATAAAAGACCTTGATAAAGAAATTAATTTAGTTCAAAAAAGATATTAG
- a CDS encoding polysaccharide biosynthesis/export family protein, translating into MRSKIYLFVFGIISFFVLGCSQQKKIAYYSDLSNNSSFENVVFFEPKIQPDDLLLITVSAPDPDAAAPFNLESTTAPSVSNQGMSGPRQQQLYLVDQKNQIEFPIIGALTFGGLKKEEAISLLKNKLKVYIKNPIVNIRIMNFKVSVIGEVVRPGSFNVVSERITLPEALSLAGDLTIYGKRDNVLLIRENEGRKSYHRIDLTKSDFMNSPYYYLKQNDLIYVEPNRARANASTFNQNIPVWISLSSVLISLVLLFKK; encoded by the coding sequence ATGAGAAGTAAAATTTATTTATTTGTTTTTGGAATAATTTCTTTTTTTGTATTAGGTTGTTCTCAACAGAAGAAGATAGCATATTATTCAGATCTATCTAATAATTCAAGTTTTGAAAACGTAGTGTTTTTTGAACCCAAAATACAACCAGATGATTTATTGTTAATTACAGTTTCAGCTCCAGACCCTGATGCAGCAGCCCCTTTTAATTTAGAAAGTACAACGGCACCAAGTGTAAGTAATCAAGGAATGTCTGGTCCAAGACAACAACAATTATATTTGGTAGATCAAAAAAATCAAATAGAATTTCCTATTATAGGGGCTTTAACTTTTGGAGGTTTGAAGAAAGAAGAGGCAATCAGTTTATTAAAAAATAAATTAAAAGTCTATATTAAAAATCCTATTGTTAATATTCGTATAATGAACTTTAAAGTAAGTGTTATAGGTGAGGTTGTAAGACCAGGGAGTTTTAATGTGGTTAGTGAGCGTATTACGTTGCCTGAAGCGTTAAGTTTAGCTGGTGATTTAACAATTTATGGAAAAAGAGATAACGTTTTATTAATAAGAGAGAATGAAGGTCGAAAATCATACCATAGAATAGATTTGACAAAGTCTGATTTTATGAATTCTCCTTATTACTATTTGAAACAGAATGATTTAATTTATGTAGAGCCTAACAGAGCAAGGGCTAATGCTTCTACATTTAACCAAAATATACCTGTTTGGATTTCGTTGAGTTCTGTTCTAATATCACTAGTACTATTGTTTAAAAAATAA
- a CDS encoding polysaccharide biosynthesis protein, with the protein MGYNVFLEVREYLNKKINDRIISKINLDNIGYLPRWSVLFLDIFVISFATALTYYLFKGINLKFITAQYEGIKIPLYFFVNIFFFWIFKTYSGIIRHSSIIDAVKILFAQSLSFFTLVVIDAISKTFFSIDLYFTTALLVNSFIVFCLLFFYRVLVKKIFEIYFSNILVGKQQILLVYGSDANAIAVANALLAEIPKRFHVKGFIDKYQSNDSKRALGLPIFSVKENLSELFEKNDISGLVIADKSLTKEEQIDLVDECLELGVKVFTVPLVSDWENQKEISNKIKSFEIEDLLDRKPIILDNEAISLTHTNKTVLITGAAGSIGSEIVRQVIGFKPSVLLLVDQAETPLYNLLIELEKYDTSSIEIIAKVADIRDKQRLENLFKKYLPNIIYHAAAYKHVPLMEENPSQAIFVNVMGTGNLADLAVQYQVDRFVMVSTDKAVNPSNVMGASKRIAEKYVQSLHFELLKKGIKTTKFITTRFGNVLGSNGSVVPLFTKQISEGGPVTITHKDIIRYFMTIPEACQLVLEAGTMGCGGEIYIFDMGKPVKIYSLAEKMIRLVGLVPNVDIEIKEIGLRPGEKLYEELLKDDSKTLPTHHEKILVAQDVIEDYEEIRKNIQLLIDTTFKYSNHNIVKYMKMIVPEFKSLNSDYEILDKN; encoded by the coding sequence TTGGGATATAATGTTTTTTTAGAAGTGAGAGAATATTTGAACAAGAAAATTAATGATAGAATCATATCTAAAATTAACTTGGATAACATAGGTTACTTACCTAGATGGTCAGTTCTCTTTTTAGATATTTTTGTAATTAGTTTCGCTACTGCTTTAACTTACTATTTATTTAAAGGAATTAATCTTAAGTTTATAACGGCTCAATATGAAGGAATTAAAATTCCTCTGTACTTTTTTGTTAATATTTTCTTTTTTTGGATATTCAAAACCTATTCAGGAATTATTAGACATTCTTCTATAATTGATGCTGTTAAGATATTGTTTGCTCAATCTTTATCTTTCTTTACATTAGTTGTCATAGATGCTATTAGTAAGACTTTTTTTTCTATAGATCTATACTTTACAACAGCATTATTAGTTAATTCATTTATAGTTTTTTGTTTACTTTTTTTTTATAGAGTATTAGTTAAGAAAATATTTGAAATTTATTTCTCAAATATATTAGTCGGAAAACAGCAAATATTACTTGTTTATGGTTCAGATGCTAACGCTATTGCAGTAGCAAATGCTCTTTTAGCAGAAATCCCCAAACGTTTTCATGTAAAAGGTTTTATAGATAAATATCAATCTAATGATTCTAAAAGAGCATTAGGTTTACCTATATTTAGTGTTAAAGAAAATCTTTCAGAATTATTTGAAAAAAATGATATATCAGGTTTAGTTATTGCAGATAAAAGCCTAACAAAAGAAGAACAAATTGACTTAGTAGATGAATGTTTAGAACTTGGAGTTAAAGTTTTTACAGTTCCTCTTGTTTCTGATTGGGAAAATCAAAAAGAAATTTCAAATAAAATAAAAAGTTTCGAAATAGAAGATTTGTTAGATAGAAAACCTATAATTTTAGACAATGAAGCTATTTCTCTTACCCACACAAATAAGACTGTTTTAATAACAGGAGCGGCTGGCTCTATTGGGAGTGAGATCGTTAGACAAGTAATAGGCTTTAAACCTAGTGTTTTGTTATTAGTAGATCAAGCAGAGACTCCTTTGTACAATTTATTAATAGAATTGGAAAAATATGATACTTCATCTATTGAAATCATTGCTAAGGTAGCAGATATAAGAGATAAACAACGTTTAGAAAATTTGTTTAAAAAATATCTACCTAATATTATATATCACGCAGCAGCATATAAACATGTTCCTTTGATGGAAGAAAATCCATCACAAGCTATTTTTGTAAATGTTATGGGTACTGGTAATTTAGCTGATTTAGCAGTTCAATATCAAGTAGATCGTTTTGTCATGGTTTCAACTGATAAGGCTGTAAATCCAAGTAATGTGATGGGAGCAAGTAAAAGAATTGCAGAAAAATATGTTCAATCATTACATTTTGAATTATTAAAAAAAGGAATTAAAACAACCAAATTTATTACGACTCGATTTGGAAATGTTTTAGGATCTAATGGTTCGGTAGTACCATTGTTTACAAAACAAATTTCGGAAGGAGGTCCTGTAACGATTACCCATAAAGATATAATTCGATATTTTATGACAATTCCCGAAGCTTGTCAGCTTGTGTTAGAAGCAGGGACTATGGGATGCGGAGGAGAAATTTACATATTTGATATGGGAAAGCCTGTTAAGATTTATAGTTTAGCAGAAAAAATGATAAGGTTAGTAGGCTTAGTTCCTAATGTAGATATAGAAATAAAAGAAATAGGATTAAGACCAGGTGAAAAATTATATGAAGAATTATTAAAAGATGATTCAAAGACCTTACCCACTCATCATGAAAAAATATTAGTAGCTCAAGATGTAATAGAAGATTATGAAGAGATAAGAAAAAATATTCAATTGTTGATTGATACTACTTTTAAATATTCTAATCATAATATTGTAAAATATATGAAAATGATTGTGCCAGAATTTAAAAGTTTAAATTCTGATTATGAAATTCTAGATAAAAATTGA